GAATACAAGTCCCTAGCAAACACTACTGCTGAGATAATTTGGTTACAAACTCTGATCAAGGAACTCGGTTTCCCATTATCTAAAGCTCCAGTGTTATGGTGCGACAACCTCGGGGCGATGTATCTCACTGCCAATCCCGTATATCATTCCCGTACTAAACACATGGACATAGACTTCCACTTTGTAAGGGATAGAGTTGCTGCAAAAACACTTCAGGTCTCCTTCTGCAGTAGCAAGGATCAACTGGCTGATATCTTTACAAAACCCCTAGTGGCAGACAGATTTACAACACTACGAGCGAGTCTCACTGTGCGTGAACCCCCAGTAGACTCGAGGGGGCATGTCAACCCAAGCAAACCACTCAAGCAATGTGACTCAGCAAATGTGCTGGACACTGACTTGGAAGATCACACCTCAGCAGAAGCTTCAGGAATACCATCGTGATTTTCCATTCTGTTACTTCCTTTGGCAGCTAGTGTAACTGCATTGATTCTCTAATATTCTCTTCTATTCCTCTGTACTCAAGTCTATAAATAAGTAGACCTATTACACTATAATACATGTTGTGAAATGAATAGAATTCTTCAAGCCTTTCCTTGTCTGGTGTTGTTAAGCCGGCACGCAGTCATGGTGAAGATACGCCAACCCCTGAGCCGCACCCACAGCTATCGAGTACCGACGAGGCCAATCCAACAAAGTACCGCCCTTCTCTCCGTGCAGCACGTCGCCCAAGCTCCCATTCTCCATGTACTCGTACACCAATATCCTAAACGACTCACCGCTGCAACCAAACAGCAGCTTCAAAATATTGCCATGACGGATCCGACCCAACGTCTCGATCTCCGATCTGAATACCGCTTCTGACTCCGGGTTTAGGGCGGTACCTGCCCAGAGTCTCTTAACCGCCACAGTAATACCCGGCTTGAGCTTCACCTTGTAGACCCGACCAGAACCACCCATTCCGATCACGTTTTCTTCTTTTAGACATGGAATTACGTCTTCCTCACTTAACACGGTCCGTTGAAAGGAGATTATCTTCCATCGGCGGTTGGATTTGCCACCCAATGCTTGATATTTGGCTTTGAAGAACCATAACAGAAACCCGACGAGGAGCAAAGCGCAGATAGTCAAAATAACTGCAAAATACGAAGCAGCGCGTCTAGGTTTCGAACATGGTGGCAAGGGCTTCAGATTAGAGCTACAGAGATCCGGATTGCCCAGTAGACTATCGAGGTACAACTCGTTATTGAACCCAATAGGTATTTCTCCTTGCAATTTGTTGTCTGAGACGTTAAATTCGGTCAGCTTTAGCTTTGTCAGCTCCACCGGAATTTCTCCGCAAAGCGAGTTGCAGGCGAGGTCTAGATACATCAACATCGGTAAATTCCCGAGTGCCGCAGGAATTTTTCCGGAGAAACGGTTTCTCGATAGGTTCAACTCGACCATGTCGGACCACGAGCCAACTGAGCCCGGGATCTCCCCGGAGAACTGGTTCTCTTGCATTCTAAGCTTCTGTAGTTTCTTCAATCCAGTTATACAAGTCGGAACATCGCCGGAAAATCGGTTTTTGCTCACATCGATCGCGATGAGTTCTTGCATCTCGCAAATCTCCGCCGGGATTTTGCCCTCAAACTTATTGTCGAAGATGAAGATCTGAGTGAGCCTACGAGCACGGGATATCGAACCCAAAACAGAACCTTCGAGTCTATTATTATGCATTTCAAGAAACTCAAGCGGAAGACTCCAGAAACCGTCCGGTACTTTGCCGGATAGCTCGTTATTCGCAATCCTCACATAAGTAAGAGAATTGCACTCACCGTACGATTCTGGTAAGCTACCAGAGAACCGATTTTTGAATGCGATTAGATTCCGAAGCTTCTTTCGAAAGCAGAGGTACTTGGGCAACTGACCGATGAAATTGTTTGTAGAAACATCAAAATCCTCCAAATCGGAATAATTGCCTAGGTTATCGGGTAGCTTACCGGAAAATGAGTTGTTGAAGAGCTTTAACTGTTGCAGATTTGGATTCGAAGCTAAAACTTCTGGAACTTCGCCTTCGAAAAAGTTATCGTTGAGGTTCAGAGAATTTAGAGGCATTGCTGCGATCTTGTCCGGTAACTTTCCACTGAGTTTGTTTTCAGAGACATCTAGTCTGAGCAAGGCGCTCAAGTTTGCTATGCTCTCGGGCAACCCGCCGGACAACTGGTTCTCATAGAGTTCGATTTGTTCTACGCTTTTCAATCCGCCAATACCGGTAGGAATCTCGCCTGAAAGAGAGTTGCTGGATAAGTCTAGGTTCTTGAGCGAGAAGAGTTTTCCAATTGACTCTGGTATGTGTCCGATGAGGTTCGATCCCAGCAGATATAAATTCTCGAGCTTGGTCAGGTTTCCAATCTCTGGAGGTAAAGCATCGGGCTTGAATGGGTTGCTAGCGAGCTCTAACCGGGTCAACTCGCTCAGATTACCTAAGAAGGGAGGGATCGAACCGGTAAGCAAGTTCATAGTAAGAGTGAGCACTTTCAGCGACTGTAACCCGCCAAAGCTCGCGGGAATATTCCCAGTAAAGTTGTTGTAGGAGAGGTCGAGGACCTCTAATACAGTGAACGAAGACAGCTCCGGAAGCTCACCGACGAAGTAATTATTGCAGAGGTTAAGCAAGTAAAGGCGTGAGCAGACGGATATGTGCTCGGATAGAAGACTACCATTGAAGTTATTatctgagagagagaggttcTGGAGGGTTCTAATCCGGCAGAAATCAAACGGGAACCCGCCGGAGATGCCCAACCCGGATAGATCAATGGAAATAACCGATCGATTCCAAGAGTCGCAAGTAACGCCAGTCCACTTACATGGATTGCGATCACTGTTCGAAACCCAATCTTTGAGGCTGTCATTGGGGTCGTCCAGTTGGTCATTCTTCACCCGAATCAAAATCTCGTAGTCTCCTCCAAGAGCAACCACCATAGACAAACCGTGCAAAAACAAGAGAAACAGCAACAGAAGTGTTTTGGGTCTTGGACGCATCATCTTAGAATACTaaaaaggagaggaaaaaaaaaaaaaaaaaaacgaaagcTTCGCTAAATGTAACTGAACATGTTGGAGAAAATTCTGGGTTTATAAATGCAAGGAGACGGGGTGAAAAGAACGAGGCGAAGAGCGGGAGAGGATTTAAGAGGGATGAGAGTTTCAAGGGGCCGGGGTCGCTCACATGGAAACAGCTGCTGCGTATTTGCAAGGCCAGTGCTTAACAACTTGCTCTTTTTGGGATACCGTGTGCACGTGCACTTAACACTGGATTTGCCATTGAGGAGGTGAGTAATTACTGATTAGAGTGATAACAAATTAGTAATTATTGGTAAGCAgggatataaaattataaattgctGATTAGGTAAGTGAAGCGTGACCCGTTTTTgaccttcttctttttcttaggACAAAGTGACAAAAATACAGAGAAGTAGGTGCGAAACTGGAGAGGATTGCAATGGATTGTCTCAGGAGAGTGCAAAGCAAAAAGCATAGGCATGGTAGGTTGGATTCTGTGGTTAAAAActatgagaaatattatttttcgtaagtgaaattatttgaacAATCTTAGACAAATTCCgcgcatttaaaaaaaaaaaatagacaaatttaaattcatatGATAAAATTTTTACGATTTATATCTCTAACTACCATTCTAACAACACATATTCATACTCATACTCTAATATTTTCAGCCACGTCAATAagaattaatttcattttaagcAATGTCACCTCATAAAATGATACGATATTTAGTAA
This genomic window from Carya illinoinensis cultivar Pawnee chromosome 7, C.illinoinensisPawnee_v1, whole genome shotgun sequence contains:
- the LOC122315974 gene encoding LRR receptor-like serine/threonine-protein kinase HSL2 — encoded protein: MMRPRPKTLLLLFLLFLHGLSMVVALGGDYEILIRVKNDQLDDPNDSLKDWVSNSDRNPCKWTGVTCDSWNRSVISIDLSGLGISGGFPFDFCRIRTLQNLSLSDNNFNGSLLSEHISVCSRLYLLNLCNNYFVGELPELSSFTVLEVLDLSYNNFTGNIPASFGGLQSLKVLTLTMNLLTGSIPPFLGNLSELTRLELASNPFKPDALPPEIGNLTKLENLYLLGSNLIGHIPESIGKLFSLKNLDLSSNSLSGEIPTGIGGLKSVEQIELYENQLSGGLPESIANLSALLRLDVSENKLSGKLPDKIAAMPLNSLNLNDNFFEGEVPEVLASNPNLQQLKLFNNSFSGKLPDNLGNYSDLEDFDVSTNNFIGQLPKYLCFRKKLRNLIAFKNRFSGSLPESYGECNSLTYVRIANNELSGKVPDGFWSLPLEFLEMHNNRLEGSVLGSISRARRLTQIFIFDNKFEGKIPAEICEMQELIAIDVSKNRFSGDVPTCITGLKKLQKLRMQENQFSGEIPGSVGSWSDMVELNLSRNRFSGKIPAALGNLPMLMYLDLACNSLCGEIPVELTKLKLTEFNVSDNKLQGEIPIGFNNELYLDSLLGNPDLCSSNLKPLPPCSKPRRAASYFAVILTICALLLVGFLLWFFKAKYQALGGKSNRRWKIISFQRTVLSEEDVIPCLKEENVIGMGGSGRVYKVKLKPGITVAVKRLWAGTALNPESEAVFRSEIETLGRIRHGNILKLLFGCSGESFRILVYEYMENGSLGDVLHGEKGGTLLDWPRRYSIAVGAAQGLAYLHHDCVPAIVHRDVKSNNILLDDKWKPRLADFGMAKTLQRELGQEEHPGSMSRVAGSYGYIAPEYAYTMKVTEKSDVYSYGVVLLELITGKRPNDSSFGDDKDIVKWVLELALSSSDGGSGEAISDGCSGVLDQLIDTRMDSCSCDYEEIKKVLKVALLCISELPNKRPSMRKVVELLKVKNTPAGPN